One genomic segment of Rubripirellula amarantea includes these proteins:
- the tmk gene encoding dTMP kinase, whose amino-acid sequence MEEHHSNSPGKLITLDGIDGVGKSTQIERLANVIREQGFEVLTVRDPGSTEVGSRLRAILLDSDLVLHRRTEAMLFMASRCEMIETIIRPALAEGKIVISDRFLLANVVYQSVGGNVSTETLWQLGRIANGGLNPDLTILLDMPASESLKRLGGTADRMEMRGEEYMESVRQAFLRELPNAGGTTCVINAAQTPEEIHNEIVGLSFIRSAQS is encoded by the coding sequence TATTGATGGTGTCGGCAAGTCCACCCAGATCGAACGTCTCGCCAATGTGATCCGCGAACAAGGCTTCGAGGTCTTAACCGTTCGCGACCCTGGCAGCACCGAAGTCGGAAGCCGATTGCGAGCGATCCTGCTCGACAGCGACCTCGTATTACATCGACGGACCGAAGCGATGCTGTTCATGGCCAGTCGCTGTGAAATGATTGAAACGATCATTCGCCCGGCGCTCGCAGAAGGAAAGATTGTCATCTCCGATCGCTTCCTGCTCGCCAATGTCGTCTATCAAAGCGTCGGTGGGAACGTCAGTACCGAGACACTTTGGCAACTCGGGCGGATCGCAAACGGGGGCCTGAACCCTGACCTCACCATCCTGCTCGATATGCCCGCATCCGAATCACTCAAGAGGCTCGGCGGAACAGCGGATCGAATGGAAATGCGAGGCGAAGAGTATATGGAATCCGTTCGACAAGCGTTCCTACGCGAGCTACCCAACGCAGGCGGGACAACATGCGTAATCAACGCGGCGCAAACACCTGAAGAGATCCACAACGAAATTGTCGGGCTGAGCTTTATTCGTTCTGCTCAATCGTGA